A DNA window from Augochlora pura isolate Apur16 chromosome 9, APUR_v2.2.1, whole genome shotgun sequence contains the following coding sequences:
- the LOC144475273 gene encoding uncharacterized protein LOC144475273, whose translation MSTLTYPYAATWCPVCDKRVSDKGEDTCTLLDHIRKSHPKHSRQYLPEGEKEASKKSSNRVSSKNSVRTGSNARTSEPKKVYATRVDTWKSHNEMKICPKCKKEGVPTLHARGDKLTTSHIGALCLLGCWPLCFVPLMMKRAKKVRMICPLCGYVYGSFEYKNTGLAPCKTESEDSQARLSSTPISFRLQTVNED comes from the exons ATGTCCACGCTGACTTAC CCGTACGCGGCCACGTGGTGTCCTGTGTGCGACAAACGAGTCAGCGACAAAGGGGAGGACACGTGCACGCTGCTCGACCATATTCGCAAATCTCACCCGAAGCACTCGCGTCAATATTTGCCGGAG GGTGAAAAGGAGGCGTCGAAAAAGTCGTCGAATCGCGTAAGTTCGAAGAATTCCGTCAGGACGGGCAGCAATGCCAGAACAAGCGAGCCGAAGAAAGTCTACGCTACCCGAG TGGACACGTGGAAGTCGCacaacgaaatgaaaatctgCCCGAAATGCAAAAAGGAAGGAGTGCCGACGCTTCATGCCCGCGGAGATAAACTGACAACGTCGCATATCGGAGCTCTCTGCCTCTTAGG ATGCTGGCCGCTTTGCTTTGTGCCGCTGATGATGAAGCGCGCGAAGAAGGTGCGCATGATATGCCCGTTGTGCGGCTACGTGTACGGCAGCTTCGAGTATAAGAATACCGGACTAGCGCCGTGCAAAACAGAATCCGAGGACTCGCAGGCGAGACTGTCGTCCACGCCGATCAGTTTTCGGTTGCAAACCGTCAACGAAGATTGA